One window of Desulfarculus baarsii DSM 2075 genomic DNA carries:
- a CDS encoding restriction endonuclease — MPIPDFQSIMLPLLRYLADEMVHSNQDIYEALESQFTMTDEEKAELLPSGKQRVFINRIGWAKSYMKQAGLIDAAGRGFYKISKTGKAVAADKSLDKIGINYLLKFPSFVTFRVGKGVSASIAAQDTDCGDGNSPDRTAEEHIGLGVDTIMLKLKQELMSNIKACSPRFFEKLVVDLLLAMGYGGSRQESGMLTGKGSDEGIDGVINEDRLGLDVIYVQAKRWEHAVGRPEIQKFAGALQGKRAKKGVYITTSCFTKDAYDFAGAIDSKIILVDGERLAGLMVEHNVGVAVVQSIELKKVDMDYFIDE; from the coding sequence ATGCCCATACCTGATTTCCAAAGCATCATGCTGCCTCTGTTGCGATATCTGGCAGACGAAATGGTGCACTCTAATCAAGATATTTATGAAGCATTGGAAAGCCAGTTCACCATGACAGATGAGGAAAAAGCCGAGCTTTTGCCCAGCGGCAAGCAAAGAGTATTTATCAACAGGATAGGCTGGGCCAAATCATACATGAAGCAAGCCGGCCTTATTGATGCGGCTGGCCGCGGTTTTTATAAAATCTCCAAGACCGGAAAGGCCGTGGCTGCCGATAAAAGCCTTGACAAGATTGGCATAAATTATCTGCTAAAATTCCCGTCTTTTGTTACGTTCAGAGTTGGTAAGGGTGTCAGCGCCTCAATCGCCGCGCAAGACACAGATTGCGGCGATGGCAATTCCCCGGACAGGACTGCCGAGGAGCATATCGGGCTTGGCGTTGATACCATCATGCTCAAGCTGAAGCAGGAACTCATGAGCAACATAAAGGCTTGTTCGCCACGTTTTTTTGAAAAATTGGTGGTCGACCTCTTGCTGGCAATGGGCTATGGCGGCTCGCGTCAAGAATCTGGCATGCTTACGGGCAAGGGCAGTGACGAAGGAATCGACGGGGTCATCAACGAAGACAGACTTGGCCTTGATGTGATTTATGTACAGGCCAAAAGATGGGAACATGCTGTAGGCAGGCCGGAAATTCAGAAGTTTGCCGGCGCCCTTCAAGGCAAGCGCGCCAAGAAGGGCGTGTATATTACCACTTCTTGCTTCACCAAAGATGCTTACGATTTTGCGGGAGCAATCGACAGCAAAATAATTCTAGTCGATGGCGAGCGACTGGCCGGGCTTATGGTCGAGCACAATGTCGGTGTGGCGGTAGTACAGAGCATCGAGCTGAAAAAAGTCGACATGGACTATTTTATCGACGAATGA
- the thiC gene encoding phosphomethylpyrimidine synthase ThiC, whose translation MASQVELAVQGKITPAIARIAAHEGLDPEQVRQGFANGRIVAPIGSNHAHDAVGIGQGLRTKVNASIGTSTDIIDIDAEVKKAQAAQAAGADTLMELSVGGDLDKVRREVLAAVSLPVGNVPLYQAFAEAQRKYGDPNKLDEEMLFELIERQCADGIAFMAVHCGINLYTIERLERQNYRYGGLVSKGGAYMVAWMKANNRENPLYARFDRVVEILKKYDVVLSLGNGLRAGAIHDSFDRAMVQELLINCELAQLGREMGCQMLVEGPGHVPLDEIEANIILQKRMSDHAPYYMLGPIPCDVGAGLDHITAAIGAAQSARFGADLICYITPAEHLALPNERDVIEGVKAARLAAYIGDTAKYPQKGRQRDMAMSKARRDSDWQKQYDLALFGDEAMAIRAERCPADEKVCTMCGEFCANRGGMKVFGHLLEGACKA comes from the coding sequence ATGGCTAGCCAAGTGGAACTGGCCGTCCAAGGCAAGATCACCCCGGCCATCGCGCGCATCGCCGCGCATGAAGGACTCGACCCCGAACAAGTGCGCCAAGGCTTCGCCAACGGCCGCATCGTCGCGCCCATCGGCTCCAACCACGCCCACGACGCCGTGGGCATCGGCCAGGGCCTGCGCACCAAGGTCAACGCCTCCATCGGCACATCCACCGACATCATCGACATCGACGCCGAGGTCAAGAAGGCCCAGGCCGCCCAGGCCGCCGGCGCCGACACCCTCATGGAACTGAGCGTGGGCGGCGATCTGGACAAGGTGCGGCGCGAGGTGCTGGCGGCGGTGAGCCTGCCCGTGGGCAATGTGCCATTATATCAAGCCTTTGCCGAGGCACAGCGCAAATACGGCGACCCCAACAAGCTCGACGAGGAAATGCTCTTCGAGCTGATCGAACGCCAATGCGCCGACGGCATCGCCTTCATGGCCGTGCACTGCGGCATCAATCTCTACACCATCGAGCGCCTGGAGCGGCAAAATTATCGCTACGGCGGCCTGGTCAGCAAGGGCGGGGCCTACATGGTGGCCTGGATGAAGGCCAACAACCGCGAAAACCCGCTCTACGCCAGGTTCGACCGCGTGGTCGAAATCCTCAAGAAATACGACGTGGTGCTCTCGCTGGGCAACGGCCTGCGGGCCGGGGCCATCCACGACTCCTTTGACCGGGCCATGGTCCAGGAGCTTTTGATCAACTGCGAACTGGCCCAGCTAGGCCGCGAGATGGGCTGCCAGATGCTGGTCGAAGGCCCCGGCCACGTGCCCCTGGATGAGATCGAGGCCAACATCATCTTGCAAAAACGCATGAGCGACCACGCGCCCTATTACATGCTGGGGCCCATCCCCTGCGACGTGGGCGCGGGCCTCGATCACATCACCGCGGCCATCGGCGCGGCCCAGAGCGCCCGCTTCGGGGCCGATCTGATCTGCTACATCACCCCGGCCGAGCACCTGGCCCTGCCCAACGAGCGCGACGTCATCGAGGGCGTCAAGGCCGCCCGCCTGGCCGCCTACATCGGCGACACGGCCAAGTATCCCCAAAAGGGCCGCCAGCGTGACATGGCCATGAGCAAGGCCCGCCGCGACTCCGATTGGCAAAAGCAATACGATCTGGCGCTATTCGGCGACGAGGCCATGGCCATCCGCGCCGAGCGCTGCCCGGCCGACGAGAAAGTCTGCACCATGTGCGGTGAATTCTGCGCCAATCGCGGCGGCATGAAGGTCTTTGGGCATTTGCTGGAAGGGGCCTGCAAGGCCTGA
- a CDS encoding oxidoreductase, which translates to MGDIFTPWRLGGLALQNRLVRSATYEGLAEPDGTPKIELANLLGDLAEGGVGLIITGYAYVRSDGLGLPNQTGVYIDAQVGPLARVSDAVHRCGGKVALQIVHAGGQSKPEWHAGHQLIGPSAIVHPAFGAPIAAMSKDQIADVIDCFGRAAARAKAAGFDGVQLHGAHGYLINQFLSPNTNLRDDEYGGDIDGRARFCLEAYQAARQAVGPDYPVFIKLSSHDAMEGGLVLEDALHVARRLDAMGVDAIEASGGVIAAGKNSPSRLVKGPEQEGYFLAEAKAIKAAVKCPVISVGGWRTRPRIEQALDAIDAVAICRPLVRQPDLPRRWAQGSEESPTCVSCGKCIGVAMRQGLACALDLAKED; encoded by the coding sequence ATGGGCGACATCTTCACCCCGTGGCGATTGGGGGGCCTTGCTCTGCAAAATCGCCTGGTGCGCAGCGCCACTTACGAAGGCCTGGCCGAGCCCGATGGCACGCCGAAAATCGAACTGGCCAACCTGCTGGGCGATCTGGCCGAGGGCGGCGTCGGCCTGATCATCACCGGCTACGCCTACGTGCGCTCCGACGGCCTGGGCCTGCCCAACCAAACCGGCGTTTACATCGACGCCCAGGTCGGCCCCCTGGCTCGGGTCAGCGACGCCGTGCATCGTTGCGGCGGCAAGGTGGCCCTGCAGATCGTCCACGCCGGCGGCCAGAGCAAACCCGAGTGGCACGCCGGCCACCAGCTTATCGGCCCATCGGCCATTGTCCACCCGGCCTTTGGCGCGCCCATCGCGGCCATGAGCAAAGACCAGATCGCCGACGTCATCGACTGTTTCGGCCGGGCCGCGGCCCGGGCCAAGGCCGCCGGCTTCGACGGCGTGCAACTCCACGGCGCCCACGGCTATCTGATCAACCAGTTCCTCTCGCCCAACACCAACCTACGAGACGATGAATACGGTGGCGACATCGACGGCCGGGCCCGATTCTGCCTGGAGGCCTATCAGGCCGCGCGCCAGGCCGTGGGCCCGGATTACCCCGTGTTCATCAAGCTCAGCTCCCACGACGCCATGGAAGGCGGCCTGGTCCTGGAGGACGCCCTGCACGTGGCCCGCCGGCTGGACGCAATGGGCGTCGACGCCATCGAGGCCAGCGGCGGGGTGATCGCCGCCGGCAAGAACTCGCCCTCGCGCCTGGTCAAGGGCCCCGAGCAGGAAGGTTACTTCCTGGCCGAGGCCAAGGCCATCAAGGCGGCGGTCAAATGTCCGGTGATCTCGGTGGGTGGTTGGCGTACGCGGCCTCGCATCGAGCAGGCCCTCGACGCCATCGACGCCGTGGCCATCTGCCGGCCGCTGGTGCGCCAGCCCGATCTGCCGCGACGCTGGGCCCAGGGTTCCGAAGAGAGCCCCACCTGTGTCTCCTGCGGCAAATGCATCGGCGTGGCCATGCGCCAGGGCCTGGCCTGCGCGCTGGATCTGGCCAAGGAAGACTAA
- a CDS encoding ATP-binding cassette domain-containing protein has product MALINLFNVGLAFGGPKLLDQISFLVRPGERVCLVGRNGAGKSSLLKILAGQLAPEHGEVSREVGLRCAYLPQNVPMGLQGSVYEVVAAGLGEPGRVLADLRRGRAASAGHDDQELWRLDHQLAAVLDRLGLDGEAAMESLSGGLKRRALLARALAAQPELLLLDEPTNHLDIDSIVWLENFLAGRDGAMVFVSHDRAFARNLATRTVELDRGRLLDWNCSYDEFVQRREDALQNESERQARFDKKMAQEEQWLRRGVKARRTRDEGRVRRLMAMRAERAQRREALGSARLRAQEAGLSGKVVAELKDVSFGYGERPLIKGCNALIMRGDKVGVIGPNGSGKTTLLRLILGQLAPQSGQIILGANLEPAYFDQMRQEIDGDKSVRDNLVEGHDSLIINGNQRHVISYLQDFLFTPDRAHSPARVLSGGERNRLLLAKLFARPANLLVLDEPTNDLDGDTLELLEHLLVEFAGTVLLVSHDRQFINNTVSCILALEGDGVAREYVGGYDDWLAQRPVESEPAAAPKEPKAKRQRPRAEQPRRLSFKQRQELEALPARIEELERRQAAIQARLSDPEFYASAAKEAVGLAAELAELEAQLEAAYDAWADLERLAEETAGD; this is encoded by the coding sequence TTGGCCCTGATTAACCTGTTCAACGTGGGGCTGGCCTTTGGCGGGCCCAAGCTGCTGGACCAAATCAGCTTTTTGGTGCGGCCCGGCGAGCGGGTCTGCCTGGTGGGCCGCAATGGCGCGGGCAAGTCGAGCCTGCTGAAAATCCTGGCCGGACAGCTTGCGCCCGAGCACGGCGAGGTCAGCCGGGAGGTGGGGCTGCGTTGCGCCTATCTGCCCCAAAACGTGCCCATGGGTCTGCAAGGTTCGGTTTACGAGGTGGTGGCCGCTGGCCTGGGCGAACCCGGCCGCGTCCTGGCCGATCTGCGCCGAGGCCGCGCCGCCTCGGCCGGCCACGACGATCAGGAGCTTTGGCGGCTGGATCATCAGCTGGCCGCGGTGCTGGATCGCCTGGGCCTGGACGGCGAGGCGGCCATGGAGTCGCTTTCGGGCGGGCTCAAGCGGCGGGCGCTGCTGGCCCGGGCCCTGGCCGCTCAACCGGAATTGCTGCTGCTGGACGAACCCACCAACCACCTCGACATCGACTCCATCGTCTGGCTGGAGAACTTTCTGGCCGGGCGCGACGGGGCCATGGTCTTTGTCTCCCACGACCGCGCCTTTGCCCGCAACCTGGCCACCAGAACGGTGGAATTGGATCGCGGCCGGCTGCTGGACTGGAACTGCTCCTACGACGAGTTCGTGCAACGGCGCGAGGACGCCCTGCAAAACGAAAGCGAACGTCAGGCCCGCTTCGACAAGAAAATGGCCCAGGAAGAACAATGGCTGCGTCGAGGCGTCAAGGCCCGGCGCACCCGCGACGAAGGCCGTGTGCGAAGGCTGATGGCCATGCGCGCCGAGCGGGCCCAGCGGCGCGAGGCCCTGGGCTCGGCCAGGCTGCGCGCCCAGGAGGCCGGGCTGTCGGGCAAAGTCGTGGCCGAACTGAAAGATGTGAGCTTCGGCTATGGCGAACGGCCGCTGATCAAGGGCTGCAACGCCCTGATCATGCGCGGCGACAAGGTGGGCGTCATCGGGCCCAACGGCTCGGGCAAGACGACCTTGCTGCGCCTCATCCTGGGCCAACTAGCGCCGCAAAGCGGCCAGATCATCCTGGGGGCCAACCTGGAGCCGGCCTACTTCGACCAGATGCGCCAAGAAATCGACGGCGACAAGAGCGTGCGCGACAACCTGGTCGAGGGTCACGACAGCCTGATCATCAACGGCAACCAGCGCCATGTCATCAGCTATCTGCAAGACTTTCTCTTTACCCCCGACCGCGCCCACAGCCCGGCCCGCGTGCTCTCGGGCGGCGAGCGCAACCGGCTGCTGCTGGCCAAGCTCTTTGCCCGCCCGGCCAACCTGCTGGTGCTCGACGAGCCCACCAACGACCTGGACGGCGACACTTTGGAACTGCTGGAGCACCTGCTGGTGGAGTTCGCGGGCACGGTGCTTCTGGTCAGCCACGATCGTCAGTTCATCAACAACACCGTCTCGTGCATCCTGGCCTTGGAGGGCGACGGCGTGGCCCGCGAATACGTGGGCGGCTATGACGACTGGCTGGCCCAGCGGCCGGTGGAGTCCGAGCCGGCGGCCGCGCCCAAAGAGCCAAAAGCCAAGCGCCAGCGTCCCAGGGCCGAACAGCCGCGCAGGCTGAGCTTCAAGCAGCGTCAAGAGCTGGAGGCCCTGCCCGCGCGCATCGAGGAGCTCGAACGTCGTCAGGCGGCGATACAAGCGCGGCTCTCCGACCCGGAGTTCTACGCCAGCGCGGCCAAGGAGGCCGTCGGGCTTGCCGCCGAGTTGGCGGAGTTGGAGGCCCAACTGGAGGCGGCCTACGACGCCTGGGCCGACTTGGAGCGGTTGGCCGAGGAGACCGCCGGCGATTGA
- a CDS encoding linear amide C-N hydrolase, with amino-acid sequence MKMGKISLVALVLCQIIACGAVGRAAACTGVSLQAADGAVVYGRTMEWGNYDLGSRVNIVPRGVELIGATPDGKPGHKWSTKLGVVGVDCLGKDLLLDGMNEAGLTVGAFYHPGFAEYGPYGPADAAKTISPSDVTTFILSQFATIEQTRQGMAKVLVAPVVEPTLGFPFPVHFLVTEPSGKAIVIEFLKGKMVIFDNPLGVITNAPSFDWHLTNLRNYINLSPTSLANKKIRGLELTPVGVGSGMIGLPGDFTPPSRFVRAVTFTQTARPTADGPETIYEFFRIMDNFNLPMHAGEGPKDAAQSTRGMRSSTLWTTAYDTKNKVLYYHTQHNRRVRKVEVGAIDFGALKGGPRHIPLDKVKAQDIEDVTPKF; translated from the coding sequence ATGAAGATGGGCAAAATTTCCCTTGTGGCCCTGGTCCTCTGCCAGATCATCGCCTGCGGCGCGGTCGGCCGCGCGGCGGCCTGCACCGGCGTCTCCCTCCAGGCGGCCGACGGCGCGGTGGTCTATGGCCGCACCATGGAGTGGGGCAACTACGACCTGGGCAGCCGGGTCAACATCGTCCCGCGTGGCGTGGAGCTGATCGGCGCCACGCCCGATGGCAAGCCCGGCCACAAGTGGTCGACCAAGCTGGGCGTGGTCGGCGTGGACTGCCTGGGCAAGGACTTGTTGCTCGACGGCATGAACGAAGCCGGCCTGACGGTCGGCGCGTTCTATCACCCCGGTTTCGCCGAGTACGGCCCCTACGGCCCGGCCGACGCCGCCAAAACCATCAGTCCCAGCGACGTAACCACCTTCATCCTCAGCCAGTTCGCCACCATCGAGCAAACGCGCCAGGGCATGGCCAAGGTGCTGGTCGCGCCGGTGGTCGAGCCGACCCTGGGCTTCCCCTTCCCCGTGCATTTTTTGGTGACCGAGCCCAGCGGCAAGGCCATCGTCATCGAGTTCCTGAAAGGCAAGATGGTCATCTTCGACAACCCCCTGGGCGTGATCACCAACGCGCCCAGCTTTGATTGGCACCTGACCAATCTGCGCAACTACATCAACCTTTCGCCGACTTCGCTGGCCAACAAAAAAATTCGCGGCCTGGAGCTGACCCCCGTGGGCGTGGGCAGCGGCATGATCGGCCTGCCCGGCGACTTCACGCCGCCCTCGCGCTTCGTGCGCGCGGTGACCTTCACCCAGACCGCCCGCCCCACCGCCGACGGGCCAGAGACCATCTACGAATTCTTCCGCATCATGGATAACTTCAACCTGCCCATGCACGCCGGCGAAGGCCCGAAGGACGCCGCCCAAAGCACGCGCGGCATGCGCAGCTCCACCCTGTGGACCACCGCCTACGACACCAAAAACAAGGTGCTCTACTATCACACCCAGCACAACCGCCGCGTGCGCAAGGTCGAGGTGGGAGCCATCGATTTCGGCGCGCTCAAGGGCGGCCCGCGGCACATCCCCCTCGACAAGGTCAAGGCCCAGGACATCGAGGACGTGACGCCAAAGTTTTAG
- the trpS gene encoding tryptophan--tRNA ligase gives MRVLSGVQPSGTLHIGNYFAMMKRMIQYQNEHTLFCFIVNYHALTTVGEPDKLRQGALNAAMDFLALGLDPAKCYFWMQSDIPEVCELTWILFQQTPVGLLERAHSYKDKLAKGFSPQAGLFNYPVLMAADILMFQSEAVPVGKDQKQHIEITRDIAIKFNNQYGEVFTLPEPWIDDDTATVPGIDGQKMSKSYDNTLEIFLPEKQLRKKIMSIVTDSTPVEAPKDPEKCNVYKLISLFMTAAEREELAQRYRAGGLGYGQVKKELFERMWAYFAPYRDKRAALAADPEEVRRIMAQGAQKARALAMETIDKVRRAVGLNY, from the coding sequence ATGCGCGTGCTTTCGGGCGTCCAGCCGTCGGGCACGCTTCACATCGGCAATTATTTCGCCATGATGAAGCGCATGATCCAATACCAGAACGAGCATACGCTGTTCTGCTTCATCGTCAACTACCACGCCCTGACCACTGTCGGCGAGCCGGACAAGCTTCGCCAAGGCGCGCTCAACGCGGCCATGGACTTCCTGGCCCTGGGCCTGGACCCGGCCAAGTGCTATTTCTGGATGCAATCGGACATCCCCGAGGTCTGCGAGTTGACGTGGATTTTGTTCCAGCAGACGCCGGTGGGCCTGCTGGAGCGAGCGCATTCCTACAAAGACAAGCTGGCCAAGGGCTTTTCGCCCCAGGCCGGGCTGTTCAACTACCCCGTGCTGATGGCCGCCGACATCCTCATGTTCCAGTCCGAGGCCGTGCCCGTGGGCAAAGACCAAAAACAACATATTGAAATAACACGTGATATCGCCATCAAGTTCAACAACCAATACGGCGAAGTCTTCACCCTGCCCGAACCCTGGATCGACGACGACACCGCCACCGTGCCCGGTATCGACGGCCAGAAAATGTCCAAGAGCTACGACAACACCCTGGAGATTTTCCTGCCCGAGAAGCAACTGCGCAAAAAGATCATGAGCATCGTCACCGACTCCACGCCGGTCGAAGCGCCCAAAGACCCTGAAAAGTGCAACGTCTACAAGCTGATATCGCTTTTCATGACCGCCGCCGAGCGCGAGGAACTGGCCCAGCGTTACCGCGCCGGCGGCTTGGGCTATGGCCAGGTCAAAAAAGAGCTGTTCGAGCGCATGTGGGCCTATTTCGCGCCCTACCGCGACAAGCGGGCCGCCTTGGCCGCCGACCCCGAAGAGGTGCGACGGATCATGGCTCAAGGGGCGCAAAAAGCCCGCGCCCTGGCCATGGAGACCATCGACAAAGTCCGCCGGGCCGTGGGCCTCAACTACTAG